One Candidatus Binataceae bacterium genomic region harbors:
- a CDS encoding alcohol dehydrogenase, protein RVKVQACGVCHSDSLTKQGLLPGIAYPRSPGHEIAGLIDALGPGTDPWRVGDRVGVGWYGGHCGKCESCRRGDFITCVNLQIPGISYDGGYSEYVTVPVVTLARIPDGLAPEEAAPLMCAGITTFNALRNSGARPSDLVAIQGIGGLGHLGVQFASKFGFETVAIGRGTDKNNLALKLGARIYLDAGSQDVAKELQALGGARVILATAPDGKAMGSLVDGLGADGKLVLVGVSAEPFAVSSFQLLIARKSIVGWPSGTAKDSEDTLRFAAANGVRPMIETFPLERAADGYEHMMSGKVRFRSVLKI, encoded by the coding sequence TCAGAGTCAAAGTTCAGGCCTGCGGCGTTTGCCACAGCGACTCTCTAACCAAGCAAGGCCTGTTGCCGGGAATCGCCTATCCCCGTTCACCAGGTCACGAGATCGCGGGACTAATCGATGCGCTTGGGCCAGGCACTGACCCGTGGAGGGTCGGCGATCGGGTTGGAGTAGGCTGGTACGGCGGACATTGCGGCAAGTGCGAATCATGCCGGCGCGGCGACTTCATAACCTGCGTAAATCTGCAAATTCCGGGTATCAGTTATGACGGCGGCTACTCGGAGTACGTAACGGTACCGGTGGTAACGCTGGCCCGCATTCCCGACGGACTCGCCCCTGAAGAGGCTGCTCCTCTCATGTGCGCGGGCATCACTACGTTCAATGCGCTGCGCAACAGCGGTGCACGGCCCAGTGACCTGGTCGCAATCCAGGGCATCGGCGGCCTTGGCCACCTGGGGGTTCAATTCGCGAGCAAATTCGGCTTTGAGACGGTTGCCATCGGCAGGGGAACGGACAAGAACAATCTGGCATTGAAACTGGGTGCTCGAATTTACCTCGATGCCGGATCGCAGGATGTTGCAAAAGAACTCCAGGCCCTGGGCGGCGCTCGCGTGATTCTCGCGACGGCACCCGACGGCAAAGCTATGGGGAGTCTAGTCGACGGACTTGGGGCCGATGGCAAATTGGTCCTCGTTGGAGTGAGCGCCGAGCCATTTGCGGTCTCGTCATTTCAGTTGCTGATCGCTCGCAAGTCGATCGTGGGTTGGCCGTCCGGAACCGCCAAGGACTCGGAGGACACGCTCAGGTTTGCGGCTGCCAATGGCGTGCGGCCGATGATCGAAACTTTTCCGCTCGAACGCGCTGCGGACGGTTATGAACACATGATGTCGGGAAAGGTGCGCTTCCGGTCGGTTCTGAAAATCTGA
- a CDS encoding metallophosphoesterase, translating to MTPLIDPRLGDVEDDASSTKQRSLLAIAGSLLAEISLPKLALAWVLLIVLPGLLLGLSPLIISGWLSTLSRKIAEPLYEIWPLLLLALVAALGWIFGRPLFRAAEQGFWSLNSLAVQPGYALCREGLRHLTEQMMPRAGAKWRERVHSATAAAAGIILFGVALWIVWLAWPASRWIGVVADLAAPHRLLAPALANAVVLLAAYLAITALVWGIADATMDQPRDLVAWDLPPLGGPTWRVAHLSDLHVVGERYGFRIESGRAGPCGNERVGHVFARLDAIDAERPIDLILITGDLTDSGRSAEWAEFLGALARFPRLAAKTLIVPGNHDVNVVDRTNPARLDLPTSPGKCLRQMRTLSAIAAVQGDRIRVVDSKTGQLGHTLSNALVPYRDAITAFANAGTFRLSAGLAHLWADVFPMVLPPATADGLGVMLLNSVAEAHFSFTNALGLVPVGQARGIAAAARQFPRAHWIVALHHHLVEYPKPAKAFSERIGTALINGSWFVRQLQPLGGRMVAMHGHRHIDWVGECGGIRILSAPSPVMEATNDKPTYFHVHGFAAGFDGRLCVLPPERIEIPGVETRRE from the coding sequence GTGACCCCGCTTATTGATCCGCGCCTCGGCGACGTCGAGGATGACGCCTCCAGCACCAAGCAGCGGTCGCTCCTTGCGATCGCCGGTAGCCTTTTGGCCGAGATCAGTCTGCCCAAGTTGGCGCTGGCCTGGGTGCTGTTGATTGTGCTGCCGGGCTTACTTCTCGGCCTAAGCCCGCTCATCATCTCAGGATGGCTCTCCACTCTCTCTAGAAAGATTGCGGAGCCTCTTTACGAGATCTGGCCGCTGCTCCTGCTCGCGCTGGTCGCTGCACTGGGCTGGATTTTTGGACGGCCGCTGTTTCGTGCCGCCGAACAGGGCTTCTGGTCGCTGAATTCATTGGCTGTTCAACCGGGTTACGCGCTTTGTCGCGAGGGCCTGCGACACCTTACCGAGCAAATGATGCCGAGGGCCGGCGCTAAATGGCGCGAGCGGGTGCACTCAGCCACTGCTGCTGCCGCCGGAATTATCCTGTTCGGGGTTGCCTTATGGATCGTTTGGCTAGCCTGGCCCGCCTCGCGGTGGATCGGTGTGGTCGCGGACCTCGCCGCGCCGCACCGACTCCTCGCGCCGGCGCTCGCCAATGCCGTCGTCCTGCTGGCCGCCTACCTGGCGATAACAGCCCTCGTCTGGGGAATCGCCGATGCAACCATGGATCAACCACGTGATCTGGTGGCTTGGGACTTGCCACCCTTGGGCGGCCCTACGTGGCGGGTTGCGCATCTATCGGATCTGCATGTCGTCGGTGAGCGGTACGGCTTCCGTATCGAGAGCGGGCGGGCCGGCCCGTGCGGTAATGAGAGGGTCGGGCACGTTTTTGCCCGGCTCGACGCGATCGATGCCGAGCGGCCCATTGATCTCATTCTCATCACTGGTGACCTGACGGATTCGGGACGCTCGGCCGAGTGGGCCGAGTTTCTAGGGGCGCTGGCCCGCTTTCCACGGCTTGCGGCGAAGACACTTATCGTGCCGGGCAATCACGATGTTAATGTCGTCGACCGAACTAACCCTGCTCGGCTCGATCTTCCGACGAGTCCGGGAAAGTGCCTTCGCCAGATGCGGACGCTTTCGGCCATTGCCGCGGTCCAGGGCGACCGGATCCGCGTGGTAGATTCGAAGACGGGACAACTCGGCCACACGCTGTCGAACGCGCTTGTGCCATATCGCGATGCCATCACGGCATTCGCCAATGCTGGGACATTTCGCCTCTCGGCTGGTTTGGCTCATCTCTGGGCAGACGTCTTTCCGATGGTGCTGCCGCCTGCTACCGCGGACGGACTTGGGGTGATGCTGCTCAACTCGGTTGCTGAGGCGCACTTCTCCTTTACCAACGCGCTCGGCCTGGTTCCGGTCGGGCAGGCGCGGGGAATTGCTGCCGCCGCGCGACAATTCCCCCGCGCACACTGGATCGTGGCGCTCCACCATCACCTGGTTGAATACCCGAAGCCGGCAAAGGCGTTCTCGGAACGAATTGGTACCGCGCTGATCAACGGCAGTTGGTTCGTGCGGCAGCTCCAACCTCTGGGCGGCAGGATGGTGGCCATGCATGGCCACCGCCACATTGACTGGGTTGGAGAATGCGGCGGCATACGGATCCTCTCAGCACCCTCCCCAGTCATGGAGGCAACAAATGACAAGCCCACCTACTTCCACGTCCACGGCTTTGCGGCTGGCTTCGATGGGCGCCTCTGCGTGCTCCCACCTGAGCGAATTGAGATCCCTGGGGTCGAAACGCGGCGTGAATAG
- a CDS encoding AI-2E family transporter, whose translation MTGEANSRAAATLIAGVVIFAALYLASSVFAPVSFALFIIALVWPLQRLLQSYVPKLLALAIVILATVVVFVAFASLIVWGFSRVARWVVSDAARYQVLYDRLAVWLEGHGIAIANLWAEHFNVAWLLRALQEITGRINATTRFWVVVLVYVILGLLEVEDIGGRIRAMENREASRVLLDGSRATAVKFRRYMLVRTLMSLMTGALVWGFVRVTGLPLAVEWGVVAFALNYIPFIGPFFATVFPTLFALAQFASWQAGLAVFAGLNLIQFVVGSYLEPRVFGRALAISPFVVLFAVFFWAFVWGLFGAFIGVPVTIALLTFSAQHPSTRWLADLLGSPGDGRVAEKVA comes from the coding sequence ATGACGGGCGAGGCCAACTCCCGCGCGGCCGCGACCCTGATCGCAGGGGTGGTGATTTTCGCGGCGCTCTACCTCGCGAGCTCCGTTTTCGCGCCGGTCTCCTTCGCCCTCTTCATCATCGCGCTGGTGTGGCCGCTGCAGAGACTTCTGCAATCCTACGTGCCGAAGCTCCTTGCCCTGGCGATCGTCATTCTCGCCACGGTGGTAGTGTTCGTGGCCTTCGCCTCGCTTATCGTTTGGGGCTTCTCCCGGGTGGCACGCTGGGTGGTCAGCGACGCGGCGCGCTACCAGGTTCTCTACGACCGACTAGCGGTCTGGTTGGAGGGCCATGGCATTGCCATAGCAAACCTTTGGGCCGAGCACTTCAATGTCGCCTGGCTCCTCCGCGCGTTGCAGGAGATCACCGGACGCATCAACGCGACCACGAGGTTCTGGGTGGTAGTTCTCGTCTATGTGATCCTTGGGCTTCTCGAAGTCGAGGACATCGGCGGCAGAATCCGAGCCATGGAGAACCGCGAAGCCTCGCGCGTCCTACTCGACGGCAGCCGAGCGACTGCTGTCAAGTTCCGCAGATACATGCTGGTCAGGACGCTAATGAGCTTGATGACCGGAGCGCTCGTTTGGGGCTTTGTGAGGGTGACCGGCCTGCCGCTTGCGGTCGAGTGGGGCGTCGTCGCCTTCGCACTGAATTACATCCCTTTCATAGGGCCCTTTTTCGCCACGGTGTTCCCGACTTTGTTCGCGTTGGCGCAGTTCGCTTCGTGGCAGGCTGGTCTGGCGGTCTTCGCCGGCCTAAATCTCATTCAGTTCGTGGTCGGAAGCTACCTCGAGCCGCGCGTCTTCGGGCGCGCGCTCGCCATCTCCCCCTTCGTCGTGCTGTTCGCAGTCTTCTTTTGGGCATTCGTGTGGGGACTGTTTGGCGCATTCATCGGGGTTCCGGTCACAATCGCGCTCCTTACCTTCAGCGCACAGCATCCTTCAACCCGCTGGCTTGCTGACTTGCTCGGATCTCCCGGCGACGGCCGGGTTGCCGAGAAAGTGGCCTGA
- the ydiK gene encoding AI-2E family transporter YdiK, with protein sequence MPTDRPTDLVRITFQMLALGALIAASFWIIRPFVVAAVWATTVAVATWPILLQTQSWLGGRRSLAVTVMTIALTLTLIAPLYIAVMTIEGNIEEISAWSKWLASATQSGPPSWIEAIPLIGPRVAVHWRELAGSDPGQISAYLLPWIRTLGLWFLSQVGSLGLLLLQFLLTVIIAAILYANGEAAARGLRSFVAKLVGPEGVKAVELAALAVRSVALGIVVTALAQSVFAGIGLAIVGVPFAAFLTALIFVLAIAQIGPAPVLIGAVIWTYSRSGVLWGTVLLVWSIFCGTFDNVLRPMLIRRGADLPLLLIFAGVIGGLIGFGVIGLFIGPVVLAVAYTLLVDWMSESEMVPSQTHSDDTT encoded by the coding sequence ATGCCGACCGACCGACCGACAGACCTGGTTCGCATCACGTTCCAGATGCTCGCGCTGGGCGCCCTGATCGCAGCGAGCTTCTGGATCATCCGTCCTTTTGTGGTTGCTGCGGTTTGGGCAACGACGGTCGCCGTCGCCACCTGGCCGATTCTGTTACAGACGCAGTCGTGGCTGGGCGGCAGGCGATCTTTGGCCGTCACGGTGATGACTATCGCTTTGACCTTGACGCTAATCGCGCCTCTCTACATTGCCGTGATGACGATAGAAGGCAATATCGAAGAGATCTCGGCATGGTCGAAGTGGTTGGCAAGCGCAACCCAGTCGGGGCCTCCATCCTGGATTGAGGCGATTCCACTGATCGGTCCGAGGGTCGCTGTGCATTGGCGGGAACTGGCGGGCTCTGACCCGGGGCAGATTTCTGCATATCTTCTGCCGTGGATCCGCACGTTGGGTCTGTGGTTTCTGAGCCAGGTCGGCAGTCTTGGACTGCTGCTCCTACAGTTTTTGCTCACCGTGATAATTGCCGCAATTCTGTACGCGAACGGGGAGGCCGCGGCCAGGGGCCTTCGGAGTTTCGTTGCAAAGCTGGTAGGCCCTGAAGGGGTGAAGGCAGTCGAGCTCGCCGCGCTCGCGGTGCGAAGCGTCGCGCTGGGTATTGTGGTTACCGCGCTTGCGCAGTCCGTGTTTGCGGGAATCGGGCTCGCCATCGTCGGCGTCCCATTCGCCGCGTTTTTGACCGCGCTCATATTTGTCCTGGCGATTGCGCAAATAGGCCCTGCGCCCGTTCTCATCGGCGCGGTGATCTGGACCTATTCGAGAAGCGGCGTGCTATGGGGAACCGTTTTACTGGTGTGGTCGATATTCTGTGGAACCTTCGACAACGTTCTCCGTCCGATGCTAATTAGGCGAGGCGCAGATCTTCCGCTGCTCCTGATTTTCGCCGGCGTCATCGGCGGTCTGATCGGATTCGGCGTGATTGGCTTGTTCATCGGCCCGGTAGTCTTGGCGGTAGCGTACACGCTCCTCGTTGACTGGATGTCCGAAAGCGAGATGGTTCCGTCGCAAACCCATTCGGACGACACGACCTGA
- a CDS encoding Hsp20/alpha crystallin family protein, translating to MTFPQENWRDSGGVDNLLGHFGFEHHWPKDGESLPLSPALESFANGDKLAIRVDVPGVDPESLEVRVVGGFLTIKGSREENQESQHAQDYLRETRYRAFEQTVQSPRGCESRRLKATHQIDILELIATLPKKAAS from the coding sequence ATGACCTTCCCACAAGAGAATTGGAGAGATTCAGGCGGGGTGGACAATTTGCTCGGGCATTTTGGCTTCGAGCACCACTGGCCGAAGGATGGAGAATCTCTGCCCCTCTCTCCCGCACTCGAATCGTTCGCGAATGGGGATAAGCTCGCCATTCGGGTCGACGTTCCCGGAGTCGATCCGGAAAGCCTAGAAGTCAGGGTGGTCGGAGGATTTCTGACCATCAAGGGTTCGCGCGAAGAAAACCAGGAGTCCCAGCATGCGCAAGACTATCTGCGCGAGACCCGCTACCGAGCATTCGAGCAGACCGTTCAGTCGCCCCGAGGGTGTGAAAGCCGACGACTAAAGGCGACGCACCAGATCGACATCCTGGAACTCATTGCAACCCTGCCCAAGAAAGCCGCTTCCTAA
- a CDS encoding TetR/AcrR family transcriptional regulator: protein MRQSAAVVELNRAERSKREKRERIVRAARQLFLSNGFHSTTTSEIAELADVAKGTLFFHAKSKEALLVMMFQEEVGRSIERAFSKVPKAPLIDQLTHVFTIMLKENQRNLGLARIFAKELAFVQGENKGIDAVMEAIFEKLDILIDDAMERGELPTDIDKALLAHNLFALYFTFMLRWLGSGEPTPERREPSLRRILEMHLRCAAT from the coding sequence TTGAGACAATCTGCGGCCGTAGTCGAACTAAACCGAGCCGAACGCAGCAAACGGGAAAAACGCGAACGCATTGTTCGAGCCGCGCGCCAGCTGTTCCTGTCCAACGGATTTCACTCCACGACCACCAGTGAAATCGCTGAATTAGCCGACGTCGCAAAAGGCACGTTGTTTTTTCACGCGAAGTCCAAGGAAGCCCTGCTCGTGATGATGTTCCAGGAGGAGGTGGGCCGGAGTATCGAGCGCGCCTTCAGCAAGGTCCCCAAGGCCCCACTGATCGATCAGCTGACACACGTCTTCACCATCATGTTGAAGGAAAACCAACGCAACCTCGGGCTGGCTCGTATTTTCGCCAAGGAGCTCGCGTTCGTGCAGGGCGAAAACAAGGGCATCGATGCCGTAATGGAGGCGATTTTCGAGAAGCTGGACATACTGATCGATGACGCCATGGAACGCGGCGAACTCCCCACCGATATCGATAAGGCGCTTCTCGCCCATAACCTGTTCGCGCTTTATTTCACGTTCATGCTCCGATGGCTTGGAAGCGGCGAGCCGACCCCGGAAAGACGGGAACCGTCGCTCCGCCGGATACTCGAGATGCATCTGCGATGCGCAGCAACCTGA